From Streptomyces sp. NBC_00690, a single genomic window includes:
- a CDS encoding FMN-binding negative transcriptional regulator, giving the protein MFVPDQYREPEATWMAELVRENPLAQLSSNGDDGAAPYATHVPVILDPQLRDLPSDLPGITLWGHMNRANPQWAALASPTPVVVAFSGPHSYVSPTVYGITPAAPTWNFTAVHVRGLLSRVDSEDDTLETVKATVRALEGRFGAGWDMSDSVDYFRRILPGVGAFRIAVSQADGMFKLSQEQESGTRERVRCSFAGETSRNQREIAAMMGRLPSVPASVPSPGQP; this is encoded by the coding sequence GTGTTTGTTCCCGATCAGTACCGTGAACCCGAAGCGACGTGGATGGCCGAGTTGGTGCGCGAAAACCCACTGGCTCAGTTGTCCAGCAACGGTGACGACGGCGCCGCCCCGTACGCGACGCATGTGCCCGTCATCCTCGATCCGCAACTCAGAGATCTACCGTCCGACCTGCCCGGAATCACCCTGTGGGGCCATATGAACAGGGCGAATCCGCAATGGGCGGCCCTCGCCTCGCCTACACCCGTCGTGGTGGCGTTCAGCGGGCCGCACAGCTATGTGTCCCCGACCGTGTACGGGATCACTCCCGCTGCCCCCACCTGGAACTTCACCGCCGTTCATGTCCGCGGACTGTTGAGCAGAGTCGACTCGGAAGACGACACCCTGGAGACCGTCAAGGCCACCGTCCGCGCCCTGGAAGGCCGATTCGGCGCGGGGTGGGACATGTCGGATTCGGTGGACTACTTCCGTCGCATCCTGCCTGGAGTAGGGGCGTTCCGTATTGCCGTTTCGCAGGCTGACGGGATGTTCAAGCTGAGCCAGGAGCAGGAATCCGGCACCCGGGAACGGGTGCGCTGCTCGTTCGCCGGTGAAACCTCGCGAAATCAGCGTGAGATCGCCGCGATGATGGGCCGACTTCCCTCCGTCCCGGCGAGTGTCCCGTCGCCAGGACAACCTTGA